The genomic region AAGGAATGACTCCTTTTAAAGATCAACTCGCTACCGAACAAATCATTCAGCTATCTAGCTTTATTTGGAGCAAGCAAGGTAGTAATCCGGCTAATGCAAAGGAGCCGCAGGGAGATAAATTCTAGAAAGAAATAAGTCCCCCTTATTCAAATTTATTAACAATAGGGCATTTTAGGCCTTGTTCGTTTTTTAGAATGATTTTTATTTTAGACTGTTTATATATCTATAAATTTGTATATTTGTGATGAATTATAAATCAATTTAACAATCATGAAAATGCATATAAACAGATTAGTTATCATTTTTATTTCAATTTTTACTTCTTCATTATTCTTAATCTCCTGTGGAGGTGATTCGAAAAGCACCACCACAGCTGTAAGCGAAGAACCAACCGCAGAAATTGTTGAGTCGGACGCTGTATCAGATGAAATGAATTTATCAGCAGGTAAGGAAATTTACAATGGGAAAGGAAATTGTTTCACATGCCATATGGAAAATGGACAAGGATTACCACCGAGCTTTCCTCCTTTAGCAAATGCAGATTATTTATTGGCAGATATTCCAAGAGCAATTTCACAAGCCATTAATGGCTCTCAAGAACCAATTTTGGTCAATGGAATAAGCTATCCTGGAAATATAATGTCGGCAGGAATCAAAGGGTTTGAGCTAACGGATCAGGAAGTTGTTGATGTCGTAAATTACGTTTTGAATTCCTGGGGAAACAATGGAGGCTTCATTGAGCTTGCTGATGTAGAAGCAGCCAGGAGTCTGCATGTCGATTAAGTCAAACAAACACAAAACACAATTATTATGAAAAAATCGCTATTCTTACTATTATTTTCTATTTCGCTATTTGCGGTTTCTTATTCTCAAGAACAAGAGATGCCTGAAATAGGGATATATGAACAATTGGATAAGTACATTCCTACCGATTTGGAATTTTATGATATTGATTCCAATTTGGTTAAACTTAGTTCATTAATAGATAAGCCAACCGTTCTTTCTCTTGTCTACTTTACCTGCCCTGGCATTTGCAGCCCACTTTTAGATGGTCTTGCAGAAGTTATTGATTGGGCTGATATTGAATTAGGCGTTGACTATCAGGTTTTTACAATTAGCTTTAATTATTCGGAAACACCAAGTTTGGCAAAAAGCAAACGTTTTAATTATTTAAAACAAATTGAAAAAGAAGTGGATGAAGATGCATGGAAGTGGTTTACCGGTGACAGCGTCAATATTTATGGATTAACGGATGCTGTTGGTTTTAAATTTAAACGGGAAGGAAAAGATTTTATTCATGCCGGTACATTAATTCTGTTAAGTCCGGATGGTAAAGTAACTCGCTATTTATACGGAACAAAATTCAATCAATTTGATTTAAAAATGGCTGTGATGGAAGCCTCGGAAGGCAAATCTTCACCAACTATTAGCAAAGTATTGCAATATTGTTTTAGCTATGATGCAGATGGGAAAAAATATGTATTCAATGTAACAAAAATAGGTGCCACAGTGGTGATTTTATTTGCTGTTATATTTTTCCTAATCTTGGTTTTAAAAAGAAAGAAAACAGAAAACTAGTTATCAGATGACAGACCTTATACAAAAAGAACATCTCAATTTTTTTCAGGATAAACAAGGACGTAAAGGCATATTCGCATGGCTTCTATCTACTGATCACAAGCGAATAGGCCTCATGTATCTTTATTCCATCATGGTATTTTTCCTGGTGGCAATGGCTCTTGGGTTTTTGATGCGATTAGAGCTCATAAAACCTGGCAAACAAATAATGGAGCCAGAAACATATAATCAGTTATTTACGCTACACGGGGTAATAATGATTTTTCTTTTTATAATTCCAGGAATTCCTGCTGTGTTTGGCAATATTATTCTTCCCTTAATTTTGGGAGCAAAGGATGTTGCATTTCCTCGTTTGAATCTTTTTTCATACTATCTATACGTTGTAGGCGCATTATTCGCCTTATCGACATTGGTATTAGGAGATGGACCAGCTGATACAGGATGGACATTTTATGCACCCTATAGCGTAAGAACCGGAACCAATGTTTCACTCTCAGTTCTGGCTGCATTTATACTGGGGTTTTCATCAATCTTAACCGGATTAAACTTCTTAACTACCATTCATCGCATGAGAGCACCCGGCATGACCTGGTTTAAAATGCCCTTATTTGCGTGGAGCAC from Bacteroidota bacterium harbors:
- a CDS encoding SCO family protein, whose amino-acid sequence is MKKSLFLLLFSISLFAVSYSQEQEMPEIGIYEQLDKYIPTDLEFYDIDSNLVKLSSLIDKPTVLSLVYFTCPGICSPLLDGLAEVIDWADIELGVDYQVFTISFNYSETPSLAKSKRFNYLKQIEKEVDEDAWKWFTGDSVNIYGLTDAVGFKFKREGKDFIHAGTLILLSPDGKVTRYLYGTKFNQFDLKMAVMEASEGKSSPTISKVLQYCFSYDADGKKYVFNVTKIGATVVILFAVIFFLILVLKRKKTEN
- a CDS encoding cytochrome c — translated: MKMHINRLVIIFISIFTSSLFLISCGGDSKSTTTAVSEEPTAEIVESDAVSDEMNLSAGKEIYNGKGNCFTCHMENGQGLPPSFPPLANADYLLADIPRAISQAINGSQEPILVNGISYPGNIMSAGIKGFELTDQEVVDVVNYVLNSWGNNGGFIELADVEAARSLHVD